The Astyanax mexicanus isolate ESR-SI-001 chromosome 7, AstMex3_surface, whole genome shotgun sequence genome has a window encoding:
- the cisd1 gene encoding CDGSH iron-sulfur domain-containing protein 1 has product MSRSNAMSKADLIAAISVTAGAAAVGLLVYKTFFSKGKCVKPKVNLDIQKDNPKVVHAFDIEDLGDKAVYCRCWRSKKFPYCDGAHAKHNQETGDNVGPLIIKHKEA; this is encoded by the exons ATGAGTAGATCTAACGCAATGTCTAAAG CTGACCTGATAGCGGCTATATCGgtcactgctggagctgcagctgTGGGACTCCTGGTCTACAAAACCTTTTTCTCCAAAGGCAAATGTGTGAAACCAAAGGTGAACCTGGACATCCAGAAAGACAACCCCAAAGTGGTGCATGCCTTTGATATTGAGGATCTTGGTGATAAAGCTGTGTACTGTAGATGCTGGAGGTCTAAAAAG TTCCCATACTGTGATGGTGCTCATGCAAAACACAATCAGGAGACAGGCGACAACGTGGGCCCACTGATTATAAAGCACAAGGAGGCATGA